A window of Zavarzinella sp. contains these coding sequences:
- a CDS encoding VTT domain-containing protein — MIVADLVAPVPATAVIAGLGMIYGPVLGGLIGGVGSTLAGLVAYGGCRAVGPRVANRLVGEADLAMLRQFFERYGLWAIAMSRWMPLLPEALCCLAGLARMRAGPFIAALACGSFAMGFAFGALGQAYLNRPAAGLLLSTAVPLAVWPPVHYLLRRRPVVVPPATSQSEE; from the coding sequence TTGATCGTCGCCGACCTTGTTGCCCCGGTTCCCGCCACGGCGGTAATCGCGGGGCTGGGGATGATTTACGGACCGGTCCTGGGTGGTCTGATCGGTGGGGTTGGGTCGACGCTGGCCGGGTTGGTAGCATATGGTGGCTGCCGCGCGGTTGGGCCACGGGTGGCGAACCGGCTGGTGGGTGAAGCCGACCTGGCGATGCTCCGACAGTTCTTCGAGCGATATGGTCTGTGGGCAATCGCCATGTCTCGTTGGATGCCGCTGTTGCCAGAGGCGCTCTGCTGTCTGGCTGGGCTGGCCAGAATGCGGGCAGGTCCGTTCATCGCCGCCTTGGCGTGCGGCAGCTTCGCCATGGGGTTCGCGTTTGGGGCACTTGGGCAGGCGTATCTGAACCGCCCAGCAGCCGGGCTGCTGCTCAGTACCGCCGTCCCGCTGGCGGTCTGGCCTCCAGTGCATTACCTGCTTCGACGTCGGCCCGTGGTTGTACCTCCAGCAACTTCCCAATCTGAAGAATAA
- a CDS encoding tetratricopeptide repeat protein, producing the protein MNNIGWLHQNGYGVTQDYAEAMKWYRKAADLGNASAMNNIGWLHQNGYGVTQDYAEAMKWYRKAADLGNASAMYSVGVLHQNGYGVTQDYAEAMKWYRKAADLGNAMAMNNIGWLHQNGYGVKQDIAIAREWYQKAIAAGSEQAKKNLATL; encoded by the coding sequence ATGAATAATATTGGTTGGTTGCACCAAAACGGTTATGGAGTAACCCAGGATTACGCCGAAGCGATGAAGTGGTATCGCAAAGCCGCTGATCTCGGAAATGCTTCTGCGATGAATAATATTGGTTGGTTGCACCAAAACGGTTATGGAGTAACCCAGGATTACGCCGAAGCGATGAAGTGGTATCGCAAAGCCGCTGATCTCGGAAATGCTTCTGCGATGTATAGTGTTGGTGTGTTGCACCAAAACGGTTACGGGGTAACCCAGGATTACGCCGAAGCGATGAAGTGGTATCGCAAAGCCGCTGATCTCGGAAATGCTATGGCGATGAATAATATTGGTTGGTTGCACCAAAACGGTTATGGTGTGAAACAAGATATAGCGATCGCAAGAGAGTGGTATCAAAAAGCAATTGCTGCAGGAAGTGAACAGGCGAAAAAGAACTTGGCTACTTTGTAG
- a CDS encoding RtcB family protein — protein sequence MAKSDIPYVPLERIDPCCVRIPTSYKHGMRVPGLIFVDDTLLEQVKKDKAPDQVANVATLPGIQVASIAMPDIHWGYGFAIGGVAATDPAEGGVISPGGVGYDINCGVRLVKTNLFYQEIKPHLRTLIKSLFDTVPAGVGRGGAYRFNEKEMLELMEQGPSYVIQRGLGRNKDLELTEANGRIDNAEPDLVSEIAIKRGSQQCGTLGSGNHFMEVQVVDQIYDAHVAEAFGLEHGQVCVMIHSGSRGLGYQVCDDALRLFRNCPQKYGIDLPDRQLACAPAESPEGKQYIGAMRAAANYGFTNRQLLMQQARDVFADVFGRSWFDLGMEMLYDVAHNIAKLEEHTVNGTKKQVWVHRKGATRAFPAGHPELPERYQAIGQPVIIPGDMGTASWVLVGQPGSMERTFGTTCHGAGRAMSRTAAIKHAGSRRIDKELESRGIIAMAQSKKGLLEEQPDAYKNVDEVVEVVDGAGLSKKVARMRPIGVIKG from the coding sequence ATGGCAAAGTCTGATATTCCTTACGTGCCGCTGGAACGGATCGATCCGTGCTGCGTGCGTATCCCCACCAGCTACAAGCACGGGATGCGGGTGCCCGGCCTGATTTTCGTCGATGATACGCTGCTGGAACAGGTGAAAAAGGACAAAGCGCCCGATCAGGTGGCGAACGTTGCCACGTTACCCGGTATTCAGGTGGCGAGCATCGCAATGCCGGATATTCACTGGGGATACGGCTTCGCCATCGGTGGCGTGGCTGCGACCGACCCAGCCGAAGGTGGGGTCATTTCCCCAGGTGGCGTGGGTTACGACATCAATTGCGGGGTGCGGCTGGTGAAAACCAACCTGTTTTATCAGGAAATCAAGCCCCACCTGCGGACGTTAATCAAATCCTTGTTTGATACTGTCCCTGCGGGAGTGGGTCGTGGTGGTGCGTACCGTTTTAATGAAAAGGAAATGCTGGAGCTGATGGAACAGGGCCCCAGTTACGTGATTCAGCGTGGGTTGGGACGTAACAAAGACCTCGAACTGACGGAAGCCAACGGCCGAATTGACAATGCCGAACCTGACCTGGTGTCGGAAATTGCGATCAAGCGGGGCAGCCAGCAGTGCGGCACGCTGGGCAGCGGCAACCACTTTATGGAAGTGCAGGTGGTCGACCAGATTTACGATGCCCACGTGGCAGAAGCATTTGGTTTGGAACATGGGCAGGTGTGCGTGATGATCCACTCCGGCTCGCGTGGGCTGGGTTACCAGGTGTGCGACGATGCCTTGCGGCTGTTCCGGAACTGCCCACAGAAGTACGGAATTGACCTGCCCGACCGCCAGTTGGCTTGTGCACCGGCGGAAAGTCCGGAAGGGAAGCAGTACATCGGTGCGATGCGTGCCGCAGCCAACTATGGCTTTACCAACCGTCAGTTGCTGATGCAGCAGGCCCGGGATGTGTTTGCGGATGTTTTTGGGCGGAGCTGGTTCGATCTGGGCATGGAAATGCTGTACGATGTGGCCCATAACATAGCCAAACTGGAAGAACACACGGTAAATGGCACCAAAAAGCAGGTGTGGGTGCACCGGAAAGGTGCCACCCGGGCGTTTCCTGCAGGCCACCCAGAACTGCCAGAACGTTATCAGGCGATCGGTCAGCCAGTAATCATCCCCGGTGACATGGGAACGGCTTCGTGGGTACTGGTGGGTCAGCCAGGCAGCATGGAACGCACCTTCGGCACCACGTGCCACGGTGCAGGACGGGCGATGAGCCGCACCGCAGCGATTAAACACGCCGGTTCGAGACGGATCGATAAAGAACTGGAATCGCGTGGGATTATTGCAATGGCCCAAAGTAAGAAAGGTTTGCTGGAAGAACAACCAGACGCATACAAAAACGTGGATGAAGTGGTAGAAGTGGTCGACGGTGCTGGCCTGTCGAAAAAAGTCGCCCGCATGAGACCCATCGGGGTGATCAAGGGGTAA
- a CDS encoding glycoside hydrolase family 43 C-terminal domain-containing protein yields MLRTILLGIVCLLVLPPAFAQKGKITAKTFVGKWKVITTNHGKASDIKEEIEFKEDGTFEWKFFGTKTGTYELKGNALHITQKGMRGAIIWSNFKQLKDGNLEFSPTIGLVKTFEKMKD; encoded by the coding sequence ATGTTAAGAACGATCTTGTTGGGTATTGTTTGTTTGCTGGTACTTCCGCCTGCATTTGCACAGAAAGGCAAAATCACAGCGAAAACTTTCGTTGGTAAATGGAAAGTAATCACTACGAACCATGGGAAAGCCAGTGACATCAAAGAGGAAATCGAATTCAAGGAAGATGGCACCTTCGAATGGAAATTTTTCGGTACCAAAACCGGAACTTATGAACTGAAAGGCAACGCACTGCACATCACTCAAAAAGGGATGCGGGGTGCGATTATTTGGTCGAATTTCAAACAATTGAAAGATGGAAATCTGGAGTTTTCCCCCACTATCGGGCTAGTGAAGACCTTTGAGAAAATGAAAGATTAG
- a CDS encoding phosphatidylinositol-specific phospholipase C/glycerophosphodiester phosphodiesterase family protein — MKIANYVYICLFLFSANAAVFAQVVPLRQAHAHNDYEHPRPLLDALDAGFGSVEADIFLVDGKLLVGHTPFSLKPERTLQKLYLDPLTQRAKLNHGKIYKELDTFYLMIDIKTDAAKTYAALAKVLEGYSEQITTIVKGKVSIKAITVILSGNRDVKTIRTQERRLVAIDGRPDDLDDPQSRELIPWVSARWGSMFRWNGTGPIPEDQLKQLNEYVTKAHEQGRMVRFWAIPDPPTAWKTLLDAKVDLINTDKLTELSDFLRKRSEKSEK, encoded by the coding sequence ATGAAAATTGCTAATTATGTCTATATTTGTCTATTTTTATTCTCGGCCAATGCCGCAGTCTTTGCCCAGGTGGTTCCATTGCGGCAGGCCCACGCCCACAACGATTATGAACATCCTCGCCCACTGCTGGATGCATTGGATGCGGGTTTTGGCAGTGTTGAAGCAGATATTTTCCTTGTCGATGGCAAGTTGCTGGTTGGTCACACGCCATTTTCTCTCAAGCCAGAACGCACCTTGCAAAAACTGTATCTCGACCCACTGACACAGCGGGCAAAGTTGAATCATGGAAAGATCTATAAAGAACTAGACACATTTTATTTAATGATCGACATAAAAACTGATGCAGCAAAAACTTATGCAGCATTGGCCAAGGTGCTGGAAGGTTATTCCGAACAGATTACCACCATCGTGAAGGGTAAAGTGTCAATCAAAGCAATCACGGTGATTCTGAGCGGGAACCGCGATGTGAAAACCATCCGCACGCAGGAACGCAGACTGGTAGCGATCGATGGTCGCCCTGATGATTTAGATGATCCGCAAAGCAGAGAACTCATTCCCTGGGTGAGTGCCCGCTGGGGTTCGATGTTTCGTTGGAACGGAACCGGGCCGATTCCGGAAGATCAATTGAAACAGTTGAACGAATATGTGACCAAGGCCCACGAACAGGGTCGGATGGTGCGATTTTGGGCAATCCCCGACCCACCCACCGCATGGAAAACGTTGCTGGATGCGAAAGTTGATCTGATCAACACTGATAAATTGACTGAACTAAGCGATTTTTTGCGGAAGCGATCAGAGAAATCAGAAAAATAA
- a CDS encoding archease yields the protein MFEFFEHTADLGLRATALTLPELFQEMAGGLLHAIIENWQPNVVQKTRQLVVQGTTAEADLLLFDWLHELLMLFEMDGFIGTQFQVAFDEDGLHATVGGLMFDPTSHERGREVKAITYHDLVVEQRGAEWFAEVIVDI from the coding sequence ATGTTTGAGTTTTTTGAACATACTGCGGACCTGGGCCTGCGGGCAACAGCACTCACGCTGCCCGAACTGTTTCAGGAAATGGCGGGCGGTCTGCTGCACGCGATTATTGAAAACTGGCAGCCGAATGTGGTGCAGAAAACCCGCCAGCTTGTGGTGCAGGGCACCACGGCCGAGGCAGATCTGTTATTGTTTGATTGGCTGCACGAATTGCTGATGCTGTTTGAGATGGATGGGTTTATTGGAACCCAGTTTCAGGTGGCATTTGATGAAGATGGCCTGCATGCTACCGTAGGTGGGCTGATGTTTGACCCCACCTCCCATGAACGTGGGCGGGAAGTAAAAGCGATCACCTACCACGATCTTGTTGTAGAACAGCGTGGGGCAGAGTGGTTTGCGGAAGTGATTGTGGATATTTAA
- a CDS encoding MFS transporter: MKDSSPSMMRTAWLVVLLLMPVATLNYLDRQMMASMKTSVMTDIPTIESNTNWGFMLGQFKWVYAFLSPIGGYIADRFSRRFTICGSLFVWSAVTWWTGNVTTFNELLWARSLMGISEAFYIPAALALIADYHIGTTRSRAVGLHQIAIYFGVIAGGFGGYVADAPMLGWRIAFIACGIFGMCYALPLVYLLRDPPRQAGENAHKASPVRATQELMTNLSFILLVLYFTLPALAGWVVRDWMPDILKKQFGIGQGQAGVAATLYWQVAAIVGAIFGGWLADRWMKRHIRGRIFVSAIGMSLIVPAIFGVGNAGTLTVAVAFLMLFGLGWGFFDCNNMPILSQIVRSDLRATGYGIMNLVSISCGGLADWGFGALRDRNVPLNVIFSMFAGFAIISILLVLLIRPRRQL, from the coding sequence ATGAAAGATTCCTCCCCTTCCATGATGCGGACCGCCTGGCTGGTGGTGCTACTGCTGATGCCCGTTGCCACCCTGAATTATCTGGATCGCCAGATGATGGCATCGATGAAAACGTCCGTCATGACCGACATCCCCACTATTGAATCCAATACCAACTGGGGGTTCATGCTCGGTCAGTTCAAGTGGGTGTATGCGTTTCTCAGCCCGATTGGTGGCTATATTGCCGATCGGTTCAGCAGGCGCTTCACAATCTGTGGGAGCCTGTTTGTCTGGTCGGCGGTCACCTGGTGGACCGGAAACGTCACCACCTTCAACGAATTACTGTGGGCCAGATCGCTGATGGGGATCAGCGAGGCCTTTTATATTCCCGCAGCACTGGCACTGATTGCCGACTACCACATTGGCACCACCCGTTCGCGGGCAGTGGGGCTGCACCAGATTGCGATTTATTTTGGCGTCATTGCGGGTGGCTTTGGTGGTTACGTGGCGGATGCACCGATGCTGGGCTGGCGAATTGCCTTCATTGCGTGCGGCATCTTCGGCATGTGTTATGCCTTGCCACTGGTGTATCTGCTGCGGGATCCCCCACGTCAGGCGGGGGAAAATGCCCATAAAGCCTCCCCGGTGCGTGCTACGCAGGAATTAATGACAAATCTCTCATTTATTCTGCTGGTGCTCTACTTCACGTTGCCCGCACTGGCAGGCTGGGTGGTCCGAGACTGGATGCCCGACATCCTGAAAAAGCAGTTTGGCATTGGGCAGGGTCAGGCAGGTGTCGCAGCCACGTTGTACTGGCAGGTGGCAGCCATCGTGGGAGCGATTTTCGGAGGCTGGCTGGCGGATCGCTGGATGAAACGCCATATTCGAGGCCGGATTTTTGTCAGTGCGATTGGCATGTCGCTGATTGTCCCCGCAATCTTTGGCGTGGGGAATGCAGGCACATTGACGGTTGCTGTTGCATTTCTGATGCTGTTCGGGCTGGGCTGGGGCTTTTTCGATTGCAACAATATGCCGATTCTATCGCAAATTGTGCGTTCTGATCTGCGTGCCACTGGTTATGGAATTATGAACCTGGTCAGTATCAGTTGTGGGGGCCTGGCCGACTGGGGTTTTGGTGCCCTGCGCGATCGCAACGTCCCACTGAATGTGATTTTCAGCATGTTTGCTGGTTTTGCCATCATTTCAATTCTGCTGGTGCTGCTGATCCGCCCACGCCGGCAACTGTGA